From the genome of Brevibacterium sp. JSBI002, one region includes:
- a CDS encoding LysR family transcriptional regulator, translating to MHDLGNMKNWPELQALGLLVALSGNARSIGQAAAKLDLAQPNASRSLRNLERDLKVPLLRRSPRGTELTVEGRAVAEWASKVIEAYDTLYAGARAIQDARAGTVKVSASLTVAEYLMPHHLTTFRAAHPTIDIGLSVENSATVIDRVRRQTSDLGLIESVSLPQDLNAEVVGRDRLMIACAPDFAHAWTKPIAAEELAQVPLLVREIGSGTREVIDAALVGAGGVRVAGEYGSNSALRIAAATSVAPAVLSELALRDDFRAGRLVPLPVADDVDLTRELHAVWARTRRQSPGARLLLEHMVDNLE from the coding sequence CACGATCTCGGGAATATGAAGAACTGGCCCGAGCTCCAGGCTCTGGGGCTGCTGGTGGCCCTCAGCGGCAACGCCAGGTCGATCGGCCAGGCCGCGGCGAAACTCGATCTCGCCCAGCCGAATGCCTCACGCAGTCTGCGCAACCTCGAACGCGATCTCAAGGTCCCGCTGCTGCGGCGCTCGCCGCGGGGTACCGAACTCACCGTTGAGGGCCGCGCCGTCGCCGAATGGGCGTCGAAGGTCATCGAAGCCTACGACACGCTCTACGCCGGGGCCCGCGCGATCCAGGACGCCCGCGCCGGAACCGTCAAGGTCAGCGCTTCGCTGACGGTCGCCGAGTACCTCATGCCCCATCACCTCACGACCTTCCGCGCCGCGCACCCGACAATCGACATCGGTCTGTCGGTGGAGAACTCCGCGACCGTCATCGACCGGGTGCGCCGGCAGACCAGCGACCTCGGGCTCATCGAATCCGTGTCCCTGCCGCAGGACCTCAACGCCGAGGTGGTCGGCCGTGACCGACTCATGATCGCCTGTGCCCCGGACTTCGCCCACGCCTGGACGAAGCCGATCGCCGCCGAGGAGCTGGCGCAGGTGCCGCTGCTGGTGCGTGAGATCGGGTCGGGCACGAGGGAGGTCATCGACGCGGCACTGGTCGGAGCGGGGGGAGTGCGCGTGGCGGGGGAGTACGGATCGAACTCCGCCCTGCGCATCGCCGCCGCCACATCCGTGGCTCCGGCCGTTCTGTCCGAACTCGCTCTGCGTGATGACTTCCGGGCGGGACGTCTGGTGCCGTTGCCGGTGGCCGACGACGTCGACCTCACCCGTGAACTCCACGCCGTATGGGCGCGGACCCGGCGACAGTCACCCGGGGCACGTCTGCTGCTTGAGCACATGGTCGACAACCTCGAGTGA
- a CDS encoding trans-sulfuration enzyme family protein: MTQPEPASSPARHPEFGPDTIVVETGRPQRVDGASVNPPIDLSSTFVSAGDISNSPFAYARFDTPAWTPFEEALGQLEHASLPGLVFGSGLAAISAVISLVPAGGTLIIPTHSYQGALASAEQIAGRQNFDLVTVDIADTEAVIAALDEAGQSTAGRVPAEGAAASAGDADGRTASATAPGMLWIESPTNPMLEVADVPALTAAAKDRGFLVSVDNTFATPLLQTPLDLGADIVVHSVTKYLAGHSDVVLGAVVTSSIGLREELHTERSMRGGIAGPFEVWLALRGLRTLAVRLDRAQANAQVIAERLAAHPAVVETRYPGLPDDPGHARAAAQMNGFGAIISFTAESAEKATAIAEAVRLWTPATSLGGVESLIERRRRHPSEPATVPEGLIRLSVGIENLDDLWADLEAALA, translated from the coding sequence ATGACACAGCCTGAGCCAGCCTCCTCACCCGCCCGTCATCCTGAGTTCGGTCCGGACACCATCGTCGTCGAGACCGGACGACCTCAGCGCGTCGACGGCGCCTCGGTGAACCCGCCGATCGATCTGTCGTCGACCTTCGTGAGCGCGGGCGACATCTCGAATTCGCCCTTTGCCTATGCCCGCTTCGACACTCCTGCATGGACGCCCTTCGAAGAGGCGCTCGGTCAGCTCGAGCATGCGAGCCTGCCCGGGCTGGTCTTCGGCTCCGGCTTGGCGGCGATTTCGGCCGTGATCAGCCTCGTGCCCGCCGGAGGCACCCTGATCATCCCCACCCACAGCTACCAGGGAGCGCTCGCCTCAGCCGAACAGATCGCCGGGCGGCAGAACTTCGACCTCGTCACCGTCGACATCGCCGACACCGAGGCGGTCATCGCCGCCCTCGATGAAGCGGGGCAGTCGACGGCGGGCCGGGTCCCAGCGGAGGGGGCGGCCGCCTCGGCGGGGGACGCTGACGGAAGGACCGCCTCGGCGACGGCGCCTGGGATGCTGTGGATCGAATCGCCGACGAACCCGATGCTCGAGGTCGCCGACGTTCCCGCGCTGACCGCGGCTGCCAAGGACCGCGGATTCCTCGTCTCCGTCGACAACACCTTCGCCACCCCGCTGCTGCAGACCCCGCTCGACCTGGGCGCCGATATCGTCGTGCACTCGGTGACGAAATACCTCGCCGGGCACTCCGATGTCGTTCTCGGCGCGGTCGTGACCAGCAGCATCGGACTGCGCGAAGAGCTGCACACGGAACGATCTATGCGCGGCGGAATCGCCGGTCCCTTCGAGGTCTGGCTGGCTCTGCGCGGACTGCGCACCCTGGCCGTGCGCCTCGACCGCGCGCAGGCCAACGCCCAGGTCATCGCCGAGCGCCTCGCTGCCCACCCGGCCGTCGTCGAAACCCGCTACCCGGGCCTGCCGGACGACCCCGGCCACGCCCGCGCGGCCGCGCAGATGAACGGATTCGGCGCCATCATCTCCTTCACCGCCGAATCCGCGGAGAAGGCCACCGCCATCGCCGAGGCGGTCCGACTGTGGACGCCGGCGACCTCCCTGGGCGGGGTGGAATCCCTCATCGAACGTCGCCGCCGACACCCGTCGGAACCGGCGACCGTGCCCGAGGGACTCATCCGGTTGAGCGTCGGCATCGAGAACCTCGACGACCTGTGGGCCGACCTCGAGGCGGCCCTGGCCTGA